From Streptomyces sp. NBC_00370, a single genomic window includes:
- a CDS encoding SCO1417 family MocR-like transcription factor → MTQWTSAVGAAQLARQLKAQQSRPAGPGTRKPPAYRALSDGIRLLVLEGRVPVAARLPAERELALALSVSRTTVAAAYEALRGEGFLESRRGAGSWTAVPAGNPLPARGLEPLPPESLGSMIDLGTAALPAPEPWLTRGVHGALEELPPYAHTHGDYPAGLPSLRRMLADRYTERGIPTMPEQIMVTTGAMGAMDAICHLFAGRGERIAVESPSYANILQLMRESGARLVPVAMAEGLGGWDLPRWRQVLREAAPRLAYVVADFHNPTGALADEDQRRQLVDAARSAGTVLVVDETMSELRLDPDVEMPRRVCAFDPAGSTVLTVGSASKAFWAGMRIGWVRAAPDVIRSLVSARAYADLGTPVLEQLAVNWLMRTGGWEEAVALRRAQARENRDALVAAVREALPSWEFEVPRGGLTLWVRTGGLSGSRLAEAGERVGVRVPSGPRFGVDGAFEGYVRLPFTVGGPVAVEAAARLAAAARLVTTGASNGTDAPRTFVA, encoded by the coding sequence ATGACCCAGTGGACATCGGCGGTGGGCGCCGCCCAGCTCGCCCGCCAGCTCAAGGCACAGCAGTCCCGTCCTGCGGGCCCCGGCACGCGCAAGCCGCCCGCCTACCGTGCGCTGTCCGACGGGATCCGGCTGCTGGTGCTCGAAGGCCGGGTCCCGGTCGCCGCCCGGCTCCCGGCCGAACGGGAGCTGGCGCTGGCCCTTTCGGTGAGCCGTACGACGGTCGCCGCCGCCTACGAGGCGCTGCGCGGCGAGGGCTTCCTCGAGTCCCGCAGGGGCGCCGGCAGCTGGACCGCCGTACCGGCGGGCAATCCGCTGCCCGCGCGGGGCCTCGAACCGCTGCCGCCCGAGTCGCTGGGCTCCATGATCGACCTCGGTACGGCCGCGCTGCCGGCGCCCGAGCCCTGGCTGACCCGTGGGGTGCACGGGGCGCTGGAGGAGCTGCCGCCGTACGCGCACACCCACGGCGACTACCCGGCCGGACTGCCCTCGCTGCGGCGGATGCTCGCCGACCGGTACACCGAGCGCGGCATCCCGACCATGCCGGAGCAGATCATGGTGACCACCGGCGCGATGGGCGCCATGGACGCGATCTGTCATCTCTTCGCCGGCCGCGGCGAGCGCATCGCCGTGGAGTCGCCCTCGTACGCCAACATCCTCCAGCTGATGCGGGAGTCGGGCGCCCGGCTGGTGCCCGTCGCGATGGCCGAGGGGCTGGGCGGCTGGGACCTGCCGCGCTGGCGCCAGGTGCTGCGGGAGGCGGCGCCCCGGCTCGCCTATGTCGTCGCCGACTTCCACAATCCGACCGGCGCCCTGGCCGACGAGGACCAGCGCCGACAGCTCGTGGACGCCGCGCGGTCGGCCGGCACGGTCCTGGTGGTCGACGAGACCATGTCCGAACTGCGGCTGGACCCTGACGTCGAGATGCCCCGGCGGGTGTGCGCCTTCGACCCCGCCGGCAGCACGGTGCTGACGGTCGGCTCGGCGAGCAAGGCGTTCTGGGCCGGCATGCGCATCGGCTGGGTGCGCGCAGCGCCCGATGTGATCAGGTCCCTGGTCTCGGCGCGTGCCTACGCCGACCTCGGCACACCGGTGCTGGAACAGCTCGCCGTCAACTGGCTGATGCGGACCGGCGGCTGGGAGGAGGCGGTCGCGCTGCGCCGCGCCCAGGCGCGGGAGAACCGCGACGCGCTGGTGGCCGCGGTCCGTGAGGCCCTGCCGAGCTGGGAGTTCGAGGTGCCGCGCGGCGGGCTCACGCTGTGGGTGCGCACCGGGGGCCTGTCCGGTTCACGGCTGGCCGAGGCCGGTGAGCGGGTCGGGGTGCGGGTGCCGTCCGGGCCGCGCTTCGGGGTCGACGGCGCGTTCGAGGGGTATGTGCGGCTGCCGTTCACCGTGGGCGGCCCGGTCGCCGTCGAGGCCGCCGCCCGGCTGGCCGCAGCGGCGCGCCTGGTGACGACGGGGGCGAGCAACGGCACGGACGCGCCCCGTACGTTCGTCGCCTGA
- the yczE gene encoding membrane protein YczE, producing the protein MAITARLRGARLGRRLTQLYVGLALYGASSALLVRGGLGLEPWGVLHQGLAELTGLTMGVVSIIVGAAVLLLWIPLRQRPGLGTVSNVFVVGIAMDVTLDLVPDGHGAATRIALLVGGIVVQGAATGLYIAARLGPGPRDGLMTGLHRVTGRSIRLVRTALEVAVVATGFALGGSLGVGTVVYALAIGPLAQLFLRVFAIPTAPTGSALVAAGTPEGAILPR; encoded by the coding sequence ATGGCCATCACCGCCCGTCTGCGCGGAGCGCGGCTCGGCCGCCGGCTGACCCAGCTGTACGTGGGGCTCGCCCTGTACGGGGCCAGCTCGGCGCTGCTGGTCAGGGGCGGTCTCGGGCTTGAGCCGTGGGGTGTGCTGCACCAGGGGCTCGCCGAGCTGACCGGGCTGACCATGGGGGTGGTCTCGATCATCGTGGGCGCCGCCGTCCTGCTGCTGTGGATACCGCTCCGGCAGCGGCCGGGGCTCGGCACCGTCTCCAACGTGTTCGTCGTCGGGATCGCGATGGACGTGACGCTGGACCTGGTGCCGGACGGGCACGGAGCGGCGACCAGGATCGCGCTGCTGGTCGGCGGCATCGTCGTCCAGGGCGCGGCGACGGGTCTCTACATCGCGGCCAGGCTCGGCCCTGGTCCGCGCGACGGTCTGATGACCGGGCTGCACCGGGTGACCGGACGCTCGATCCGGCTGGTCCGTACGGCGCTGGAGGTCGCCGTCGTCGCCACCGGGTTCGCGCTGGGCGGTTCGCTGGGCGTCGGCACCGTCGTCTACGCGCTCGCCATCGGCCCGCTCGCGCAGCTGTTCCTGCGCGTCTTCGCCATTCCCACGGCCCCCACCGGCAGCGCGCTGGTCGCCGCGGGGACACCGGAGGGCGCGATACTGCCGCGGTGA
- a CDS encoding glycerophosphodiester phosphodiesterase family protein, producing the protein MNRHPYLDHPTPIPFAHRGGAADGIENTAAAFRRAAALGYRYFETDVHATADGRLVAFHDATLDRVTDGTGRIGDLPWHQVRRARVDGREPLPLFEELLEEFPDARWNVDIKAAPALEPLVELIRATDSWDRVCVGSFSEARVAAAAQLAGDRLATSYGIRGVLGLRLRSYRIPVPVRAGAVCAQVPPAHNGIPVVDERFVRTAHERGLQVHVWTVNEPALMNELLDLGVDGIMTDHLETLRAVFAGRGVWH; encoded by the coding sequence GTGAACCGTCACCCCTACCTCGACCATCCGACCCCGATCCCCTTCGCACACCGCGGCGGAGCGGCCGACGGGATCGAGAACACGGCAGCCGCCTTCCGCAGGGCGGCCGCGCTCGGCTACCGGTACTTCGAGACCGATGTGCACGCCACCGCCGACGGGCGGCTCGTCGCCTTCCACGACGCGACCCTGGACCGGGTCACCGACGGCACCGGCCGGATCGGGGACCTGCCGTGGCACCAGGTGCGCCGGGCCAGGGTCGACGGCCGGGAGCCGCTGCCGCTCTTCGAGGAACTGCTGGAGGAGTTCCCCGACGCGCGCTGGAACGTGGACATCAAGGCGGCTCCCGCGCTGGAGCCGCTGGTCGAGCTGATCCGGGCGACCGACAGCTGGGACCGGGTGTGCGTCGGCTCGTTCTCCGAGGCGCGGGTGGCAGCGGCCGCGCAGCTCGCCGGGGACCGCCTCGCCACCTCGTACGGCATCCGCGGGGTGCTCGGGCTGCGGCTGCGCTCGTACCGGATCCCGGTGCCCGTACGCGCGGGCGCGGTGTGCGCGCAGGTGCCGCCCGCGCACAACGGCATCCCGGTGGTGGACGAGCGGTTCGTACGCACGGCCCACGAGCGCGGCCTGCAGGTCCATGTGTGGACGGTCAACGAGCCCGCCCTGATGAACGAACTCCTCGACCTTGGCGTGGATGGCATCATGACCGATCATCTTGAGACGCTGCGCGCGGTGTTCGCCGGGCGGGGAGTCTGGCACTGA
- a CDS encoding MFS transporter produces MTEGPGDGDGEDEAAGAARERRREQHGWYFYDFACSVYSTSVLTVFLGPYLTSVAKAAADARGYVHPLGIPVRAGSVFAYTVSVSVVVAVLLMPLAGAAADRTGRKKPLLAAAAYTGAAATTGMFFLDGHRYLLGALLLIVANAALSVSTVVYNAYLPQIAGPEERDAVSSRGWAFGYTSGAFVLILNLVLYSGHDSFGVSESTAVRICLASAGLWWGAFTLVPLRRLRDRRVPQSGEGAVGTGWRQLTATLRDMRKRPLTLSFLLAYLVYNDGIQTVISQASVYGSEELGLGQTTLIVAVLLVQILAVAGALAMGRMARTYGAQRTILGSLAVWTLILVAGYFLPAKAPVWFFGLAAAIGLVLGGSQALSRSLFSHLVPAGKEAEYFSAYEMSDRGLSWLGPLVFGLAYQLTGSYRDAIISLVVFFVIGSVLLARVPVRRAVAAAGNTLPERI; encoded by the coding sequence CTGACGGAAGGTCCTGGTGACGGTGACGGCGAGGACGAGGCCGCCGGCGCGGCGCGGGAGCGCAGACGCGAGCAGCACGGCTGGTACTTCTACGACTTCGCCTGCTCCGTCTACTCGACGAGCGTCCTCACCGTCTTCCTCGGCCCCTATCTGACGTCCGTGGCCAAGGCGGCTGCCGACGCCCGCGGCTATGTCCATCCGCTCGGGATACCCGTGCGCGCCGGGTCGGTCTTCGCCTACACCGTCTCGGTCTCCGTGGTCGTCGCCGTGCTGCTGATGCCGCTGGCCGGCGCTGCGGCCGACCGTACGGGCCGCAAGAAGCCGCTGCTGGCCGCCGCCGCCTACACCGGCGCCGCGGCGACGACCGGCATGTTCTTCCTGGACGGCCACCGCTATCTGCTGGGCGCGCTGCTGCTGATCGTGGCGAACGCGGCGCTGTCGGTCTCGACGGTGGTCTACAACGCGTATCTGCCGCAGATCGCGGGCCCCGAGGAGCGGGACGCGGTCTCCTCGCGCGGCTGGGCCTTCGGCTACACCTCGGGCGCTTTCGTCCTCATCCTCAATCTCGTCCTCTACTCGGGCCACGACTCGTTCGGCGTGAGCGAGTCGACGGCCGTGCGGATCTGTCTGGCCTCGGCCGGGCTGTGGTGGGGCGCCTTCACGCTCGTACCGCTACGCAGACTGCGGGACCGGCGGGTACCGCAGAGCGGTGAGGGCGCGGTCGGGACCGGCTGGCGGCAGCTGACGGCCACGCTGCGGGACATGCGCAAGCGCCCGCTGACGCTGTCCTTCCTGCTGGCGTATCTCGTCTACAACGACGGCATCCAGACGGTCATCTCACAGGCGTCCGTGTACGGCTCGGAGGAGCTGGGGCTCGGGCAGACCACGCTGATCGTGGCGGTGCTGCTGGTGCAGATCCTCGCCGTCGCCGGTGCGCTGGCCATGGGGCGGATGGCGCGGACGTACGGCGCGCAGCGCACCATCCTGGGATCGCTGGCGGTCTGGACGCTGATCCTGGTCGCCGGGTACTTCCTGCCGGCGAAGGCGCCGGTCTGGTTCTTCGGGCTCGCAGCCGCGATCGGTCTGGTGTTGGGCGGCAGCCAGGCGCTGTCGCGTTCGCTGTTCTCGCATCTGGTGCCCGCGGGCAAGGAGGCGGAGTACTTCTCCGCGTACGAGATGAGCGACCGGGGGCTTAGCTGGCTCGGGCCGCTGGTCTTCGGGCTCGCCTACCAGCTCACCGGCAGCTACCGGGACGCCATCATCTCGCTGGTGGTGTTCTTCGTCATCGGCTCGGTGCTGCTGGCGCGGGTGCCGGTCAGGCGTGCGGTGGCCGCCGCGGGGAACACGCTGCCTGAGCGTATTTAG
- a CDS encoding RNA polymerase-binding protein RbpA: MSERALRGTRLVVTSYETDRGIDLAPRQAVEYACQNGHRFEMPFSVEAEIPPEWECKACGAQALLVDGDGPEEKKGKPARTHWDMLMERRTREELEEVLAERLAVLRSGAMNIAVHPRDSRKSA; the protein is encoded by the coding sequence ATGAGTGAGCGAGCTCTCCGCGGCACGCGACTCGTGGTTACCAGCTACGAGACGGACCGCGGCATCGATCTGGCCCCGCGCCAGGCGGTGGAGTACGCATGCCAGAACGGTCATCGATTTGAGATGCCGTTCTCGGTAGAGGCGGAAATTCCGCCGGAGTGGGAGTGCAAGGCGTGCGGCGCCCAGGCACTCCTGGTGGACGGGGATGGTCCCGAAGAGAAGAAGGGCAAGCCTGCGCGTACGCACTGGGACATGCTCATGGAGCGGCGCACCCGCGAGGAGTTGGAGGAGGTGCTGGCCGAGAGGCTGGCCGTCCTGCGCTCCGGCGCCATGAACATCGCAGTGCACCCGCGCGACAGCCGGAAGTCCGCCTGA
- the fxsA gene encoding FxsA family membrane protein: MTTATHRTAPRRSRARTLVPLGIAVWLALEIWLLVLVAGAAGGLTVWLLILAEIVVGALVMKRAGRRAFRNLTGTLQRQQRRQQGEDVEPEPVPGRDRNGFLMLGGLLIMVPGLITDVFGLLLLVPALRTRLGDYTERTLERRLRATAAAQPGGLGEAFEQARMRQPDGKVVQGEVIKNDERDQRGGPRDDGPRPPLTG, encoded by the coding sequence ATGACGACCGCCACGCATCGGACCGCACCCAGGCGCTCGCGCGCCCGTACGCTCGTGCCGCTGGGCATCGCTGTCTGGCTGGCTCTGGAGATCTGGCTGCTGGTGCTGGTCGCCGGCGCGGCCGGCGGGCTGACCGTCTGGCTGCTGATCCTCGCGGAGATCGTGGTCGGGGCCCTGGTGATGAAGCGCGCGGGCCGCCGGGCGTTCCGCAATCTGACCGGGACCCTCCAGCGGCAGCAGCGCAGACAGCAGGGCGAGGACGTGGAGCCCGAGCCTGTGCCCGGCCGTGACCGCAACGGCTTCCTGATGCTCGGCGGGCTGCTGATCATGGTGCCGGGGCTGATCACCGACGTCTTCGGCCTGCTGCTGCTCGTACCCGCTCTGCGCACCCGGCTCGGCGACTACACGGAACGCACGCTGGAGCGGCGGCTCCGGGCGACGGCCGCCGCACAGCCGGGCGGTCTTGGCGAGGCGTTCGAGCAGGCGCGGATGCGGCAGCCGGACGGCAAGGTGGTCCAGGGCGAGGTCATCAAGAACGACGAGCGTGACCAGCGCGGCGGACCGCGCGACGACGGCCCCCGCCCGCCGCTCACCGGCTGA
- a CDS encoding polyprenol monophosphomannose synthase: MNDGGQRRFGPLGKALVIIPTYNEAENIKPIVARVRAAVPEVDILVADDNSPDGTGKLADELAAADQQVHVLHRKGKEGLGAAYMAGFRWGIEHGYGVLVEMDADGSHQPEELPRLLTALKGADLVLGSRWMPGGRVVNWPKSRELISRGGSTYSRLLLGVPMRDVTGGYRAFRAETLAGLGLDAVASAGYCFQVDLARRAIDAGFHVVEVPITFVDRELGDSKMSRDIFVEALWRVTAWGVESRANRLLGRKPS; the protein is encoded by the coding sequence GTGAACGACGGCGGTCAGAGGCGGTTCGGCCCGCTGGGCAAGGCCCTGGTGATCATTCCGACCTACAACGAGGCCGAGAACATCAAGCCGATCGTCGCCCGGGTGCGGGCCGCGGTGCCGGAGGTCGACATCCTCGTCGCCGACGACAACAGCCCCGACGGCACAGGCAAGCTCGCCGACGAACTGGCGGCGGCCGACCAGCAGGTGCACGTGCTGCACCGCAAGGGCAAGGAAGGGCTCGGCGCCGCCTACATGGCGGGCTTCCGCTGGGGCATCGAGCACGGCTACGGCGTCCTGGTCGAGATGGACGCCGACGGCTCGCACCAGCCCGAGGAACTGCCCCGGCTGTTGACCGCGCTCAAGGGCGCCGACCTGGTGCTCGGCTCGCGCTGGATGCCCGGCGGCCGGGTCGTCAACTGGCCCAAGAGCCGGGAGCTCATCTCCCGTGGCGGCAGCACCTACTCGCGCCTCCTGCTGGGTGTCCCGATGCGTGACGTGACCGGGGGCTACCGGGCGTTCCGCGCGGAGACCCTGGCGGGTCTGGGGCTCGACGCCGTCGCGTCGGCGGGTTACTGCTTCCAGGTCGACCTCGCCCGGCGCGCGATCGACGCCGGGTTCCATGTGGTCGAGGTGCCCATCACCTTCGTCGACCGCGAGCTGGGCGACTCCAAGATGAGCCGCGACATCTTCGTCGAGGCGCTCTGGCGGGTCACCGCCTGGGGCGTGGAGTCCAGGGCGAACCGGCTGCTGGGACGTAAGCCTTCCTGA
- a CDS encoding amidohydrolase, with protein sequence MNESTAPQSEHRTVLLRGGEVHSPADPFATAMVVERGHVAWVGSEGAADAFATGVDETVDLEGALVTPAFTDAHVHTTATGLALTGLDLSGAATLPEALRLVRDHAAARPGDRILLGHGWDSARWPERRPPSRAELDEATGGRPLYLTRIDVHSAVVTTALLDLVPGVSGLTGYEPEAPLTAAAHHAVRAAAYGAVTPAQRAEAQRAALRRAASLGIGSLHECAGPDISDEDDFAALLALAAGEPGPRVSGYWAELISDEKGARRVRELGAVGAAGDLFVDGSLGSHTACLREPYADAAHTGSAHLDAAAIAAHVTACTEAGLQAGFHAIGDAAVDAVVEGVRAAADRLGVARVRAARHRVEHAEMLTAGTIAGFADLGLTASVQPGFDAAWGGEDGMYVERLGADRARTLNPYAALLRAGVPLALGSDSPVTPLDPWGTVRAAAFHRTPEHRVSVRAAFTAHTRGGWRAVGRDDAGTLVPGAPADYAVWRTEELVVQAPDDRVARWSTDPRSGTPGLPDLTPGRPLPECLRTVVGGQTVFMRPNE encoded by the coding sequence ATGAACGAGAGCACCGCCCCCCAGAGCGAACACCGCACCGTCCTGCTGCGCGGCGGAGAAGTCCACAGCCCCGCCGACCCCTTCGCCACGGCGATGGTCGTGGAGCGCGGCCATGTCGCCTGGGTCGGCTCCGAGGGCGCGGCCGACGCGTTCGCCACCGGAGTCGACGAGACCGTCGACCTCGAAGGCGCTCTCGTCACCCCGGCGTTCACCGACGCCCACGTACACACCACAGCCACCGGGCTCGCCCTCACCGGGCTCGATCTGTCCGGCGCCGCCACCCTGCCCGAGGCGCTGCGGCTCGTACGGGACCACGCGGCGGCCCGCCCCGGCGACCGGATCCTGCTGGGCCACGGCTGGGACTCGGCCCGCTGGCCCGAGCGGCGTCCGCCGTCCCGCGCCGAGCTGGACGAGGCGACGGGCGGCCGGCCGCTGTATCTGACCCGGATCGACGTCCATTCGGCCGTGGTGACCACGGCGCTGCTCGACCTGGTCCCCGGTGTCAGTGGCCTCACCGGCTACGAGCCGGAAGCGCCGCTGACCGCCGCCGCCCACCACGCGGTACGCGCCGCTGCCTACGGCGCCGTCACCCCGGCCCAGCGCGCGGAGGCCCAGCGGGCCGCGCTGCGCCGGGCGGCCTCGCTCGGTATCGGCTCGCTCCACGAGTGCGCGGGACCCGACATCTCCGACGAGGACGACTTCGCCGCGCTGCTGGCTCTGGCCGCGGGGGAGCCCGGCCCCCGGGTGTCCGGGTACTGGGCCGAGCTGATCAGCGACGAGAAGGGCGCCAGGCGGGTCCGTGAGCTCGGCGCCGTGGGCGCCGCGGGTGATCTCTTCGTGGACGGCTCGCTGGGCTCCCACACGGCCTGTCTGCGCGAGCCGTACGCCGACGCCGCCCACACGGGCAGCGCGCACCTCGACGCGGCCGCCATCGCCGCCCATGTGACCGCGTGCACAGAGGCCGGACTCCAGGCGGGGTTCCACGCCATCGGCGACGCGGCGGTGGACGCCGTGGTCGAAGGGGTACGGGCGGCGGCCGACCGGCTCGGGGTGGCGCGGGTGCGGGCTGCCAGGCACCGGGTGGAGCACGCCGAGATGCTCACAGCGGGGACGATCGCCGGCTTCGCCGACCTCGGCCTGACCGCGTCCGTCCAGCCGGGCTTCGACGCTGCCTGGGGCGGCGAGGACGGCATGTACGTGGAACGGCTCGGCGCGGACCGGGCCCGCACCCTCAACCCGTACGCGGCGCTGCTGCGGGCCGGGGTGCCGCTCGCCCTCGGCTCCGACAGCCCCGTCACCCCGCTGGACCCGTGGGGCACGGTCAGGGCCGCCGCCTTCCACCGCACGCCCGAGCACCGGGTCTCCGTACGCGCGGCCTTCACCGCCCACACCCGCGGCGGCTGGCGCGCCGTCGGCCGCGACGACGCCGGGACGCTCGTCCCCGGCGCCCCCGCGGACTACGCCGTGTGGCGGACGGAGGAGCTGGTGGTCCAGGCGCCCGACGACCGGGTGGCCCGCTGGTCGACCGATCCGCGCTCCGGGACACCGGGTCTGCCGGACCTGACTCCGGGCCGCCCGCTGCCCGAATGTCTGCGGACCGTGGTCGGTGGTCAAACGGTCTTCATGCGACCGAACGAGTGA
- a CDS encoding Lrp/AsnC family transcriptional regulator — protein MEELDRQIVELLVKDGRMSYTDLGKATGLSTSAVHQRVRRLEQRGVVRGYAAVVDPESVGLPLTAFISVKPFDPSAPDDIAERLAGIPEIEACHSVAGDENYILKVRVATPLELEDLLTRIRTLAGVSTRTTVVLSTPYEARPPHF, from the coding sequence ATGGAGGAGCTGGATCGTCAGATCGTGGAGTTGCTCGTCAAGGACGGCCGGATGAGCTACACCGACCTGGGCAAGGCCACCGGCCTGTCCACGTCGGCGGTGCATCAGCGGGTACGCCGGCTGGAGCAACGCGGAGTGGTCAGGGGATACGCCGCCGTCGTGGACCCCGAGTCGGTCGGGCTGCCGCTGACGGCGTTCATCTCGGTGAAACCGTTCGACCCGAGCGCCCCCGACGACATCGCGGAACGGCTCGCCGGCATCCCCGAGATCGAGGCGTGCCACAGCGTGGCGGGCGACGAGAACTACATCCTCAAGGTCCGGGTCGCCACCCCGCTGGAGCTGGAGGACCTGCTGACCCGCATCCGCACCCTGGCCGGCGTCTCCACCCGCACCACCGTCGTGCTGTCGACGCCGTACGAGGCACGGCCGCCGCACTTCTGA